One region of Bacterioplanoides sp. SCSIO 12839 genomic DNA includes:
- a CDS encoding flagellar basal body L-ring protein FlgH yields the protein MKKLITLSSLSILTACTSVPFEPDVYPNDPDYAPVSAQSLQPTPSVSGSLFNPAYTNGFFTDQQARRVGDIITVIFDERYRSSKSAETTMEKDSSAVITPTAIAGMVPGWRNVSLTTDYDSEKEFTGTGEADRSNSLTGQISVSVADIMPNGILKIRGEKWLTLSEGDEYIRITGMIRPQDISPDNMVSSSKVADARISFGGRGALNNSTKPGLGDRILNSPWWPF from the coding sequence ATGAAAAAACTCATCACGTTATCATCATTATCGATTCTGACGGCCTGTACTTCGGTTCCGTTTGAGCCAGATGTGTACCCGAATGATCCGGACTATGCGCCGGTTTCTGCCCAAAGCCTGCAGCCGACTCCCAGTGTCAGTGGTTCACTATTTAATCCAGCGTACACCAATGGATTTTTTACTGATCAACAAGCGCGTCGTGTGGGTGACATTATTACGGTCATTTTTGATGAGCGTTATCGTTCCAGTAAATCGGCCGAAACGACGATGGAAAAAGATTCCAGCGCGGTGATCACGCCGACCGCCATTGCGGGTATGGTGCCTGGCTGGCGTAACGTCAGTCTGACTACCGATTATGACAGTGAAAAAGAATTTACCGGTACTGGTGAGGCGGATCGCTCCAACAGTTTAACCGGCCAGATCAGCGTGTCTGTAGCGGACATTATGCCGAACGGCATTTTAAAAATTCGCGGCGAAAAATGGTTAACCCTGAGTGAAGGTGACGAATATATCCGAATTACCGGCATGATTCGTCCGCAGGATATTTCACCGGATAATATGGTGTCATCCAGCAAGGTGGCTGATGCCCGAATTTCTTTTGGTGGCCGTGGTGCGCTGAATAATTCGACCAAACCTGGGTTGGGTGATCGTATCCTGAACTCGCCTTGGTGGCCTTTCTGA
- the flgF gene encoding flagellar basal-body rod protein FlgF encodes MDRALYIAMSGAKQNTLNQSARANNLANVNTTGFRADYAQSRAMGVFGEHFPTRAYAMTERPSSDFRQGPLIETGRRMDVTIEGAGWFAVQGPNGEEAYTRAGDLSVDPTGRLLNGSGLQLLGDGGPVVLPEFEKIEISRAGIVTVQPLGEAPTAVAEPVQLKLVNPDPALLEKGEDGLFRFRDPATQQAPVDPNITLVNGFVEGSNVNAVKELTDLIAINRQYEMQVKMMKKADENAQAATQILSAQ; translated from the coding sequence ATGGATCGTGCCCTTTACATCGCAATGTCAGGCGCTAAACAAAATACCCTGAATCAAAGTGCGCGTGCCAATAACCTGGCCAATGTGAACACCACTGGTTTCAGAGCCGACTATGCCCAGAGCCGTGCGATGGGCGTTTTTGGTGAACACTTTCCGACGCGTGCTTATGCGATGACCGAGCGCCCGTCCAGTGATTTTCGCCAAGGGCCGTTAATCGAAACCGGCCGCCGGATGGATGTCACCATCGAAGGTGCAGGTTGGTTTGCGGTACAGGGGCCTAACGGTGAAGAAGCTTACACCCGCGCCGGAGACTTAAGTGTCGATCCAACCGGACGTTTATTAAACGGCAGTGGCCTTCAGTTATTGGGTGACGGTGGCCCGGTGGTGTTGCCGGAATTTGAAAAAATTGAAATCAGTCGCGCAGGTATTGTCACGGTACAACCATTAGGTGAAGCACCAACGGCGGTAGCCGAACCCGTGCAACTGAAATTAGTGAACCCAGATCCGGCGTTACTGGAAAAAGGTGAAGATGGTTTATTCCGCTTTCGTGATCCGGCCACACAACAGGCTCCCGTTGACCCGAACATTACTCTGGTCAATGGTTTTGTTGAAGGCAGTAACGTCAACGCCGTAAAAGAATTAACCGACCTGATTGCCATTAATCGTCAGTATGAAATGCAGGTCAAAATGATGAAGAAAGCCGATGAAAATGCTCAGGCGGCTACCCAGATTTTATCCGCGCAATGA
- the flgG gene encoding flagellar basal-body rod protein FlgG → MLPALWVSKTGLEAQDLALSTVSNNLANVATTGFKKDRPVFEDLLYQIQRQPGANSSADSRLPSGLQLGTGVRTAGTQKIFTTGSLELTDQPLDLAINGRGFFQITLPDGNIGYTRDGTFHINDEGTVVNVNGYPLEPQITIPEQANKVTVSKDGIVQVTINGDPNPQELGQLETMDFINPAGLESTGGNIFLETASSGAPQGGTPSEDGFGSVEQGALEKSNVEVVEELVKMITVQRSYEMNSKVVSAADGMLQFLTQNV, encoded by the coding sequence ATGTTACCAGCACTTTGGGTAAGTAAAACCGGCCTTGAAGCTCAGGATCTTGCGCTATCGACGGTATCGAACAACCTGGCCAACGTTGCCACCACTGGCTTCAAAAAAGACCGCCCGGTATTTGAAGATTTGTTGTATCAAATCCAGCGTCAACCAGGTGCCAACTCATCGGCCGATAGTCGTTTACCGTCGGGTTTGCAATTAGGTACCGGTGTTCGTACTGCCGGGACACAAAAGATTTTTACCACGGGTTCATTGGAATTAACCGACCAGCCTCTGGATTTAGCCATTAATGGACGTGGCTTTTTTCAGATTACCTTGCCAGACGGCAATATTGGTTACACCCGCGACGGTACTTTTCATATTAACGATGAAGGCACCGTGGTGAATGTAAATGGTTATCCTCTGGAGCCACAAATCACCATTCCGGAACAGGCTAATAAAGTCACCGTCAGTAAAGACGGCATTGTTCAGGTCACGATTAATGGTGACCCGAATCCTCAGGAATTAGGTCAGCTGGAAACCATGGATTTTATTAATCCAGCGGGCCTGGAATCCACTGGTGGCAATATATTTCTGGAAACAGCTTCCAGTGGTGCGCCGCAAGGTGGCACACCTTCTGAAGATGGTTTTGGCAGTGTTGAACAAGGCGCACTGGAAAAATCCAACGTCGAAGTGGTGGAGGAACTGGTGAAAATGATCACCGTCCAGCGCTCTTACGAAATGAACTCCAAAGTTGTATCAGCCGCAGATGGCATGCTGCAATTCCTGACACAAAACGTGTAG
- the flgL gene encoding flagellar hook-associated protein FlgL codes for MRVSTLQTFNIGLNNILNNQTAVNKTQQQVSTGRRVLTPADDPVAATKILQLQQDLAQREQYDRNLTAAENRLRLEETSLASVNTSLTRLQELTVKAGGGTLTISDRQAIAAEVGEIQQGLVDLFNTRDPSGEYIFAGFKGQTPPFEKQQNGRYEYQGDEGQRILPIGPSTNVTTGDTGKALFVDVAAADNSFTTFENPINNGTLNINAGFVVDKEKYADFYPDDIVITFNSESEITPPGPNFTVRRQSDDRVVDGLVNVGYNPTAEVVAAGIAFSLTGEPQPGDEALVKSTPKQSITDTIFRLQQGLNNLQDNPVDSATLDILIADTLTNLENAQTSVSEVRSQVGARLNIVDNTRNLSADIELVNREVLSELSDVDFAEAVSRLSLQSFLLEAAQQSYTTISRLSLFNQL; via the coding sequence ATGCGTGTTTCCACTCTTCAGACATTTAATATTGGCCTGAATAATATTTTAAATAACCAGACTGCCGTGAATAAAACTCAGCAGCAGGTATCGACCGGACGACGGGTATTAACCCCGGCCGACGACCCGGTGGCCGCAACAAAAATTCTGCAGTTACAGCAGGATCTTGCTCAACGGGAGCAGTATGATCGCAACCTGACGGCCGCTGAAAACCGCTTACGTCTGGAAGAAACCAGCCTGGCTTCGGTGAATACATCCTTGACCCGGTTACAGGAGCTGACGGTAAAAGCCGGTGGTGGCACATTAACCATCAGTGACCGACAGGCGATTGCCGCTGAAGTCGGGGAAATTCAGCAAGGTCTGGTGGATTTATTCAATACCCGGGACCCGAGTGGCGAATATATTTTTGCCGGTTTTAAGGGGCAAACCCCACCTTTTGAAAAACAGCAAAACGGACGTTATGAATATCAGGGTGATGAAGGTCAGCGTATTTTGCCGATTGGCCCATCAACCAATGTCACAACCGGGGATACTGGTAAAGCCTTGTTTGTCGATGTAGCAGCGGCGGATAACAGCTTCACCACCTTTGAAAATCCGATTAATAACGGCACTTTAAACATTAATGCCGGTTTTGTGGTGGATAAGGAAAAATACGCGGATTTTTATCCTGACGACATCGTGATTACCTTTAATTCAGAATCGGAAATCACCCCACCAGGGCCTAATTTTACTGTGCGTCGCCAGTCCGATGACCGTGTGGTTGATGGCTTGGTGAATGTAGGTTACAACCCGACTGCTGAAGTGGTTGCTGCGGGTATTGCTTTTTCACTCACTGGCGAGCCACAGCCGGGTGATGAAGCCTTGGTGAAATCCACGCCAAAACAAAGCATTACGGATACCATCTTTCGTTTGCAGCAAGGATTAAACAACCTGCAGGATAATCCGGTGGATTCTGCCACGCTGGACATTTTGATCGCCGATACCTTAACCAATTTAGAAAACGCACAAACGTCTGTTTCTGAAGTTCGCAGCCAGGTCGGTGCACGGTTAAATATTGTCGACAATACCCGAAACTTATCGGCAGATATTGAACTGGTGAATCGGGAAGTGTTATCCGAATTATCGGATGTGGATTTTGCTGAGGCGGTCAGCCGTTTGTCATTACAGTCGTTTTTGTTAGAGGCGGCGCAGCAAAGCTACACCACCATTTCACGTTTATCACTGTTTAATCAGCTATAA
- the flgJ gene encoding flagellar assembly peptidoglycan hydrolase FlgJ: MEVAKQFESMFLNMMLSSMRDANQVFKEDSLFSSSESDFYEKMYDDQITLSMSSSQSTGLADVIYRQMLSNYEVQQDKPELNQTELRRHHSSLQRTIEQVDQALADISETESSAEPNPTESAPASGSGQKGQQFATPQAFVAAVYPYAQQVGEQLNVDAKAIVAQAALETGWGKHMITDQQGNNSFNFFGIKADQRWQGSRVNIVTHEYRNGVRVNERADFRAYESIEAGLNDYARFLQTGERYQQALGKGLAGDQYGHVLQQAGYATDPAYGDKIKRVSSGDTLLKALNQLQPAAAQ, encoded by the coding sequence ATGGAAGTGGCCAAGCAGTTTGAATCCATGTTTCTGAACATGATGTTGTCGTCCATGCGCGATGCCAATCAGGTATTTAAAGAAGACTCTTTGTTTTCGTCGTCTGAGTCTGATTTTTACGAAAAAATGTACGATGACCAGATCACGTTATCGATGTCCTCATCACAAAGTACCGGCCTGGCGGATGTCATTTATCGCCAGATGCTCAGTAATTATGAGGTTCAGCAGGATAAGCCTGAGTTGAATCAGACTGAGTTACGTCGTCATCATTCCTCATTACAACGCACTATCGAACAAGTAGATCAGGCGCTGGCCGATATTTCCGAAACCGAGTCTTCAGCCGAACCTAATCCTACTGAATCTGCTCCTGCCAGCGGCAGTGGTCAGAAAGGGCAACAGTTTGCCACTCCACAAGCGTTTGTTGCCGCTGTTTATCCTTACGCTCAACAAGTGGGTGAGCAGCTGAATGTGGATGCCAAAGCGATTGTTGCTCAGGCCGCGTTAGAAACCGGTTGGGGGAAACACATGATCACCGACCAACAGGGCAATAACAGTTTTAATTTTTTTGGGATTAAAGCAGACCAGCGCTGGCAGGGTAGCCGGGTGAATATTGTGACCCATGAATATCGCAATGGCGTGCGGGTCAATGAGCGGGCTGATTTCCGTGCTTACGAATCCATTGAAGCGGGTTTAAACGATTATGCCCGCTTCCTGCAAACCGGCGAGCGTTATCAGCAGGCACTGGGTAAAGGCCTGGCGGGTGACCAGTATGGTCATGTGTTACAGCAAGCAGGTTATGCAACCGATCCGGCGTATGGCGATAAAATCAAGCGTGTCTCCTCCGGCGATACCTTACTTAAGGCACTGAATCAGCTTCAGCCTGCCGCCGCACAATAA
- a CDS encoding flagellar basal body P-ring protein FlgI gives MKVLVLMVSLLLTNLALAERIKDITSISGVRSNQLVGYGLVVGLDGSGDRSPFTTQTFRNMITEFGITLPPGVDPKLRNVAAVTITAELPPFAKPGQRVDVTVSSLGDAKSLRGGALVFTPLKGADGNIYAVAQGNLIVGGFGAEGNDGSSITVNVPSVGRIPNGATVERAVPSNFARGDSLIFNLDQADFTTARAMVDKINDLLGPGTAEAMDATSVRVSAPRDTSQRVSYLSIIENLEIETGKERAKIIINSRTGTIVMGQNVMIEPVAVTHGNLVVTITEDFNVEQPNAFADGDTVVVPETNINIDDGGDSRMFKFGPGVSLDNIVKAVNEIGAAPGDLMAILEAMKQAGALKAELIVI, from the coding sequence ATGAAAGTCCTGGTATTAATGGTTTCTCTGCTGCTGACAAACCTGGCACTGGCAGAGCGTATTAAAGATATCACCAGTATTTCTGGCGTGCGCAGTAACCAGCTGGTGGGCTATGGCCTGGTGGTGGGCCTGGATGGCAGCGGTGATCGCAGTCCGTTTACCACACAAACCTTCCGCAATATGATCACTGAATTTGGTATTACTTTGCCGCCAGGTGTTGATCCCAAATTGCGTAATGTCGCAGCGGTAACCATTACCGCTGAATTGCCGCCGTTTGCCAAACCCGGACAGCGGGTGGATGTCACAGTATCATCCTTGGGTGATGCCAAAAGCCTGCGTGGCGGGGCATTGGTATTTACTCCGTTAAAAGGTGCTGACGGTAATATTTATGCTGTGGCACAGGGCAATTTAATTGTGGGTGGTTTTGGCGCTGAAGGTAATGATGGCTCCAGTATTACCGTGAATGTACCGAGTGTTGGCCGTATCCCCAATGGTGCAACGGTTGAGAGGGCAGTACCGAGTAACTTCGCCCGGGGCGACAGTTTAATTTTTAATCTTGATCAGGCTGACTTTACAACGGCCAGAGCCATGGTCGATAAAATTAATGATTTATTAGGCCCTGGCACGGCAGAAGCAATGGATGCCACATCGGTTCGTGTCAGTGCGCCGCGTGATACTTCCCAGCGTGTCAGTTATTTATCCATTATCGAAAACCTCGAGATCGAAACCGGTAAAGAGCGGGCTAAAATCATTATTAATTCCCGTACGGGTACCATTGTGATGGGCCAGAATGTGATGATAGAACCGGTTGCCGTGACACACGGCAACCTGGTGGTAACCATCACCGAAGATTTTAATGTGGAACAACCCAATGCGTTTGCCGATGGCGATACCGTGGTGGTGCCAGAAACCAACATCAATATTGATGACGGCGGTGATAGCCGGATGTTCAAATTTGGCCCGGGTGTTTCGCTCGATAATATTGTTAAAGCCGTAAATGAAATCGGCGCAGCTCCAGGTGATTTAATGGCGATTCTTGAAGCCATGAAACAAGCTGGCGCATTAAAAGCGGAGTTAATTGTCATATGA
- the flgK gene encoding flagellar hook-associated protein FlgK, giving the protein MADLLQVGISGLKAHQTALTVTGHNITNAGTEGYSRQEVNFTENNPQFNGGVWVGNGVSVASVRRVYDEFLNEQLRRDTSTFNEFETLATNAGQIDSLLADPGTGVQPGLERFFGALQSTVDDPSSLPAREVLISEAQGLADRFSSISDRLVEQNQVINGQMEVIAGQISTIAEAIAELNEQIQFATASAQGNEPNDLLDQRSQLLKDLSELVEVNVVQQDNAGLNVFIGNGQALVIGNDYNEMFASNGEGDPSRFDIYFRKGDVIQNISREITGGQLGGTLDFRREVLDPTLNGLGRTALAITQTFNEQHRLGIDYDGLKGENFFESVNDPVKAYSRVFGSANNADPDDRVLSVQITNSNDLTTSDYKLTFPGPDDQTFRITRLSDNELLTTQTLSGEFPQSIEVEGFEIRLEGGSFQHGDEFLIMPTRMGSSQVEMNITRAEQVALASPISTDAAIGNRGSATISPGVVYDSETRYLANEGELDPPILIRFTSPTTYDVLDNTDPGNPIPLFPPLMNQSYTPGITNSILPRDEGKTAFTSFGGVLPSSTLYQAPLPAPVLDATNGFFPERINISNSIPETGFLQQQPTLITRENASAKEIAAELSKREGVEASARTTVELTDFSQDSNPFLPLRLSMNGIDLTDTLGPNQTKYDADYPATVPEPITPNFLADRINANRELQDLGIVARSDGGTLTVIALNGDDLDFEITGDTGDGFAVSNGHDVSLKATGENPFTLLNEVDGYDFSVGGPYTYEFEVPGQGTFNLELTDTYADGDELLAGIKAVIEASGVVLPGNIDVEITEKGNIQFQNRLDMRATGVNGSSKIAMGGQVKVITDPNFSLEISPPGNNIFPENPVGEPVHFGFDIDIEGLVQSGDEFTISFNEDGTSDSRNGGALTALQTADTISGNTSYSESYARLVERIGSVTSRAQINRDSSDVLLNNTQNSVSSNSGVNLDEEASRLIQFELAYNASAQVIQVARDVFDTLIGTFR; this is encoded by the coding sequence ATGGCAGATTTATTACAGGTTGGTATTTCCGGATTAAAAGCACATCAAACGGCACTCACGGTTACCGGCCATAATATTACCAACGCCGGCACCGAAGGTTATAGCCGCCAGGAAGTAAACTTCACCGAAAATAACCCTCAGTTTAATGGTGGTGTTTGGGTTGGTAATGGTGTGTCTGTTGCCTCAGTACGCCGCGTTTATGATGAGTTTTTAAATGAACAACTGCGTCGTGATACCTCGACCTTTAATGAGTTTGAAACTCTGGCCACCAATGCCGGGCAAATAGATAGTTTATTAGCCGATCCGGGCACGGGGGTTCAGCCAGGGTTGGAACGTTTTTTTGGTGCTTTGCAGTCTACTGTGGATGACCCTTCCTCATTGCCTGCCCGGGAAGTCTTAATTTCAGAAGCACAAGGATTGGCGGATCGGTTTTCGTCCATCAGCGATCGCCTGGTTGAACAAAATCAGGTGATTAATGGCCAGATGGAAGTCATTGCCGGACAAATTTCGACCATTGCTGAAGCCATTGCCGAACTCAATGAACAAATTCAATTTGCCACGGCCAGTGCTCAGGGTAATGAACCCAATGACCTGCTTGATCAGCGCTCTCAGTTATTAAAAGATTTATCGGAACTGGTAGAAGTCAACGTGGTTCAGCAGGATAACGCTGGCCTGAATGTTTTTATTGGTAATGGGCAGGCACTGGTCATTGGTAATGACTACAACGAAATGTTTGCCAGTAATGGTGAAGGTGACCCTTCTCGGTTTGATATTTATTTTCGCAAAGGGGATGTGATTCAAAACATCAGCCGCGAAATTACCGGCGGCCAGTTGGGTGGCACACTGGATTTTCGCCGTGAGGTATTAGATCCGACGTTAAACGGTTTGGGTCGTACAGCATTGGCCATTACTCAAACCTTTAATGAACAACATCGTTTAGGAATTGATTACGACGGCCTCAAAGGTGAAAACTTTTTTGAAAGCGTCAACGACCCGGTAAAGGCTTATTCACGAGTGTTTGGCAGTGCCAACAATGCCGACCCGGACGACCGTGTCTTATCGGTGCAGATTACCAACTCAAACGACTTAACCACCAGTGATTATAAACTGACGTTTCCGGGGCCGGATGATCAGACATTCCGCATCACTCGTTTAAGTGATAACGAACTGCTGACAACTCAGACGCTCAGCGGCGAGTTTCCACAAAGTATTGAGGTGGAAGGATTTGAAATTCGTTTGGAAGGTGGCAGTTTTCAGCACGGTGACGAGTTTTTAATTATGCCAACCCGGATGGGTTCGTCTCAGGTCGAGATGAATATTACCCGGGCCGAACAGGTTGCTCTGGCTTCGCCCATTTCGACCGATGCGGCCATTGGCAACCGAGGTTCCGCTACTATTTCACCTGGTGTGGTTTACGATTCAGAAACCCGTTATCTGGCGAACGAAGGTGAACTGGACCCACCAATTCTGATTCGTTTTACCTCGCCAACCACGTACGACGTGCTCGATAATACCGATCCGGGTAACCCGATTCCGCTGTTTCCACCGTTGATGAATCAGAGTTACACACCGGGGATTACCAACTCTATTTTGCCCAGAGATGAAGGCAAAACAGCCTTTACCAGCTTTGGTGGTGTGTTACCCAGCAGCACCTTGTATCAGGCGCCTTTACCGGCTCCTGTGTTGGACGCAACCAACGGCTTTTTTCCGGAACGCATTAATATCAGCAACAGCATTCCTGAAACCGGCTTTTTACAGCAACAACCAACGTTAATTACCCGTGAGAATGCCAGTGCAAAAGAAATTGCAGCCGAGCTGAGCAAGCGAGAAGGGGTGGAAGCGAGTGCCAGAACCACGGTAGAACTGACGGATTTCTCCCAGGACAGCAATCCGTTTTTACCGCTGCGTTTGTCTATGAATGGCATTGATCTGACCGATACCCTGGGCCCGAATCAAACCAAATACGATGCCGATTATCCGGCAACGGTGCCAGAACCCATTACGCCAAACTTTCTGGCCGACCGGATTAATGCCAATCGTGAATTGCAGGATCTGGGGATTGTTGCCCGCAGTGATGGCGGCACCTTAACCGTGATCGCGTTAAATGGTGACGATCTCGATTTTGAGATTACCGGTGACACGGGGGATGGCTTTGCCGTCAGTAACGGCCATGACGTCAGCCTGAAAGCGACTGGTGAAAATCCATTTACGTTATTAAATGAAGTGGACGGTTATGATTTCTCGGTGGGTGGCCCTTACACCTATGAATTTGAAGTGCCAGGGCAGGGAACCTTTAATTTAGAACTAACCGATACCTACGCCGATGGTGATGAATTATTAGCTGGAATTAAAGCCGTAATTGAAGCGTCTGGTGTGGTGTTACCCGGTAATATCGACGTAGAAATTACCGAAAAAGGCAATATTCAGTTCCAGAATCGTCTGGATATGCGGGCAACCGGCGTTAATGGTTCATCAAAAATTGCCATGGGTGGCCAGGTTAAAGTTATTACTGATCCGAATTTCAGCCTGGAGATTTCACCACCCGGCAATAACATCTTTCCGGAAAATCCAGTGGGTGAACCGGTTCATTTTGGTTTTGATATTGATATCGAAGGTTTGGTACAGAGTGGTGATGAATTCACCATCAGTTTTAACGAAGACGGTACCTCGGATAGCCGTAACGGTGGCGCGTTAACCGCGTTGCAAACCGCCGATACCATATCTGGTAATACCAGTTATTCGGAATCGTATGCCCGTCTGGTTGAACGCATTGGTTCCGTCACCAGTCGCGCCCAGATTAACCGGGATTCCAGCGATGTGTTGCTGAATAACACTCAGAACTCCGTCAGCAGTAATTCCGGGGTGAATCTCGATGAAGAAGCGTCGCGGCTGATTCAGTTTGAGTTGGCTTATAACGCCAGTGCTCAGGTCATTCAGGTAGCACGGGATGTGTTTGATACCTTAATTGGCACATTCCGTTAG